A segment of the Nitrospirota bacterium genome:
CCGCGGAAAAGAAACGCACCCCGAAGGAACATGCAGACATCATGGTGGACAATTTCAGAAATCTCTGGAAAAGGCTGAACATATCCAATGACGCATTTATCCGGACAACCGACGACGCACACATCAAGAGTGTGCAGGGACTTCTTCAGATGCTCTGGGACAGGGGAGAGATTGAAAAAAGGGAATACTCCGGCTGGTACTGCACTCCTGATGAGCGTTTCTGGACTGAAAAGGACATAGTGGAAGGCAACTGTCCCGACTGCGGCAGGCCTGTTGACCGGATACATGAAGAGAACTATTTTTTCCTCATGTCGAAATATCAGGAAAGGCTCATCAAATATATCGAAGAGACCCCCTCCTACATACTCCCGGACACAAGGAGAAATGAGGTTCTCGGATTTCTGAGGAACAACACTCTCGGAGACCTCTGCATCTCAAGGCCCAAAAACAGGCTTTCATGGGGAATTCCATTACCGTTCGATGAAAACTTCGTCACCTATGTCTGGTTCGACGCCTTGGTCAATTATGTCTCCGGATTAGAATATCTTCCTCCGGCTCCGTCGCAGAGTCGATATTGGCCTGCCTCGGTTCATCTCGTCGGGAAAGACATTCTCACCACCCACGCCGTCTATTGGTCCACGATGCTCATGGCGCTAAACCTCCCCCTACCGGAGACGATCTTTGCGCATGGCTGGTGGACGGTCGATGGCGAAAAGATGTCGAAGAGCCGCGGCAACGTCGTCGATCCCAACAAGATGATCGATGAGTTCGGCGCCGACGCGTTCCGTTACTTCTTATTTAAAGAGGTACCGTTCGGACAGGATGGCGATTTTTCGCAATCTGCGATGGTGACCAACATCAACAGTGACCTGGCTAATGGAATCGGCAATCTGTTGAGCCGGACATTGACGATGATTGAACGGTTCGCCCACGGAACCATTCCCGCGATTGGGACGCCGGCCCTTCCAGAGCTTGAAGCCAGAATCGCCGCCACAGCGACGGGCCTTCCCGAACGAATCGATCAGGGGTATCGCACGCTCGCCTTTCGCGAAAACCTCCAGGCCATCTGGGAGCTCATCGGCCTCTGCGACGAATACATCGATAAGGCTGCACCCTGGAAACTCGCAAAGAATCCTGAGGACCAACCACGCATCAACACCGTGCTGAATACGACATCGAAAGCGCTACGCTTGCTCTCTGTACTCATGTATCCCTACATGCCCCACACGGCGGGACAACTTGCCCAACAACTCGGCCTGTCATTCGATTTCTCAAAACCGATACTACCTACAGCCTATGAATGGGACACGCCTCTTGCGGAGGTCAACATCTACAAAGGCCCCGGCCTCTTCCCCCGTATCGAATCAAAACCACAAGGAGCCAAAACCGTGAGCGACACAGCGATTCCCCCGCAGCCAACAGTAGCGGCGCCTGCCTCGGCCACTGCAGCAGCACAAGTCGCGCCCCTAGCAGCCGCCGCTTCAGCCCCGGCTGCACCGGCTCAGATCACCATCGATGACTTCATGAAGATTCAGCTCAAGACCGCGAAGGTCATCAGTGCAGAGCGTGTCCCGAAGTCGGAAAAGCTGCTGAAGCTTCAAGTGTCTGTCGGCAGCGAACAGCGGCAGATCGTCGCTGGCATCGGAAAGAAATACGAGCCCGAAGCCCTGATCGGGAAAATGATCATCATCGTCGCCAACCTCAAGCCGGCGAAGCTCATGGGCATCGAATCGCAAGGCATGGTCCTGGCCGCAGGCGACAGCGAAGTCCGTGGCTTGGCCACCATCCTTGAGGAAGTTGATCCCGGCACCAAGGTGAAATGACCCCGGCAGTTGCCACAATCAGATTGCTGTTTCTCTGCAGTGCTGTGCTGATGCCCCTCCCCTGCACGGCGATTTCGGCTAAAAGCGACCCGCCCCCCGACCTCCGTCTGAACGAACCACAATCGACGACCATCCTGGTCCGCGTGGTGAGCCGTGGATCGATGGTTCTCGGCCGCGAAGTTGGAAACGCCCGGGTTACGATCACCGACGTGGCCACCAAACAGATCCTGGCCACCGGCATTCAGCAGGGCGATGCCGGCGACCAGAATCAAATCATGCGAACGCCACGCCTCATGGAGGAGCCCCACTATAGCTCTAGGCCGGCCGCAGCCTTCACCGCGACCTTCGACCTGCTCCGTCCCACGCTGGTTGAGGTGACCGCGGAAGGCCCCCTCGCCTACCCCGCATCGTCCCAGCGCGCGTCGACGACCGTATGGCTCGTGCCCGGGCAAGACATGACCAACGACGGGATCGTCCTCCACCTCTACGGCTACATCGTCCAAATCGAACATCCTCAACCAGGTGAGTCGTTGATCGCGAGAAACGATGTGATCCTGCGCGCCTCAGTCCGGACCCTGTCCGGAGCGCTCGTTCGTCCGCATGGAGACTGGGACTCGCGAAAGGTCCACATCTACGGCGAGCTGATGATCGGAGAGCGGGTCCTCGAACGGCTCCAGTTGTTCTACAACAGCGATCGGGCGCGCTTCGAAGCCCCGTTTTTCGTCCCCCTCCCGAACGACGCCCCGGACGGGATCACCCTGCGCGTCGTAGCGGCTGATCCCGCGAACGGAAATTTCGGTATCGGCCAAGCAAAATTTCCCGTGCTCAGCGAACGTGTGCCACCGAGGAGCCGGCAACCATGAACAAGAACGTCATCCTCCTGGTCGGCCTCTACGTGCTCCTTGCCGGGCCAGCGCTGGCCCAAGACCAGCACCGTCGCCCCGACGATATCAAACAATACCTGGAGCACCTCGATAGTACCGAGCGCGATCGCGACCAGAAACCGGCCCAGGTGATCGAGGCGCTCAGGCTGAAACCCGGCATGGCAGTCGCCGATCTTGGCTCAGGGTCAGGTTACTTCACACGACGCTTCATCGAAGCGGTCACCGAAACCGGAATGGTCTATGCCGTCGATGTCGAGCCGGAGATGCTGGCCTATGCCAAAGAGAACGTCATCCACATGCACACCGCCTACACCGCGGAGTTCATCCTCGCGCAGCCGGATAATCCCAAGCTGCCGTTCGAATCCGTCGATCTCCTCTTCGTCTGCAACACCATCCATCATCTTGAGGACCGCTCCAAATATTTCCACAACCTCGCATCGTCGCTCAAGCCAGGAGCCCGCATCAGCATTATCGATTTCTACCCCGATGACCGATCAGGCGAGCTTGGATTCCCCAAACATCACCTCGTCTCTCGTGAGACCATCGTCAAAGAACTGACCGACGCAGGATATCGGCTCGACCGGGAGCATAATTTCCTGCCACGCCAATATTTCCTGGAGTTCACCGCAGCTCAATCGACAAAGTAGTGCACCACCATTTCCAACTCGCCCGGATGCTTGCCCTGTCTCATGGGCCATGCGACACTAGTCCATGAGTTCTCTCGTCTCCTTCGAACATCTGCGCTCGCGTCTGTATCTCTCGCTCGGGCTGAATGCCCTGGTCATCACCGCCGAGTTCATCGGCGGCTTCCTGCTCGACAGCGTCGGTCTCATGAGCGACGCGGGACACAATCTCGTCGATCAGGGCTCGCTCTTTCTGGCGCTGTATGCCCACATCCTCACCAGGCAGCCGGCCAGCGAAACGCGCACGTTCGGCTATCACCGCGCCGGCGTGATTGCCGCATTTCTCAACTCGTTTATCCTGCTGCTGACGGCGATCGGCATTACCCTCGTAGGACTCAAGCGGTTACTGCATCCGGTCCCCGTCGATGGCGGGTGGATCATGAGCATTGCTGCCATGAGCTTTGTGGCCAATCTCAGCATCGCCTTGCTGCTCCAGCATGGCGCGAAAGACGACCTAAACATCCGCAGCGCCTTTTGGCACATGCTGGGCGATGCCTGGGTCTCGCTCGGTGTCGTACTGAGCGGCGGCGCAATCATGCTGACGGGCTGGACGGTGCTCGATCCGCTCATCAGTCTCCTCGTGGTCGGCGCCATTCTCCATGGAGCCTGGCCGCTGTTCAAAGAATCCCTCGATGTGCTCCTGGAATCCACGCCGCCCACGATCAGTGCGTCCCACGTCGCCACGACGATCGAGTCCCTGCCCGGCGTGAAGAATGTGCATGATCTCCATATCTGGGCCGTAGAGCCCCGCCTCATCATGCTCACCTGCCATGTGCTGACCGACGGCGATGATTCCACCCTGACGAACGCGCTCCTGCGATCGATCCACGACCGGATTACCTCCGATTTCGGGATCAAACACATGACGATTCAATTGGAAACGCATTGCTGCGATCCCGACGACGTCCATTGCGACCTAACCAAACTCGCCGCGCAGCATCCTGAGCTCGAAGCCCTCACCCACCAGCATTGAGTTGTTCAGAATCCTTGTGACCGGTAGAATGCAAACCACGATGTCCGTGGGGCCGTTCGATAACCAGGAATGAATATGTCCATCCCCTTCTATATCCTCTGCGGCTCTCTCGGCGCGGGAAAAACCACGCTCTTGATGAGGCTCCTTGAACATTGGAAAAGCCAAGGCAAGCGAGCCGGCGTCTTGATGAACGAAGCCGGCGAGGTGAGCATCGACGGCCCTCGCGCAGGCACCATCGCCGAACAAGTCATGAACCTCGCCGGCGGCTGCGTCTGCTGCGACACGAAAGAAGACTTGTCCTGGGGGATCGCCCAACTGGTGCGGGAATATGAATCGGATGTGATCATCCTCGAATGCTCCGGCATGGCCGACCCAGCCGAAGTCATCGATGGCGTCACCGATCTCTACACCGCGAGGCTCGCACATTTGGAAAGAGTCATCGCCCTCCTGCATCCCATCCCCACCGATCGGGAAAGTATGGGAGCCTTCGTCACCTCCCAGGCAATCCGCTGCGCAGACGAACTGATCCTCAACAAAAAAGATCTCTACGTCGCCGGCCATTGGGAGAATTTCAAGGCCGCAATCGTCAACCAGAACCCCTACGCGCGGGTCTGGGAAACCAGCCATGCCCGAGTCGATCCCTCAGCGCTGCTCGAACCGATCACGCGGATATCCCCAGCCCCGACAGTGAATGTGGAGTTTGGCGTACCGCGATCATCCGCGACGAACAAGCGGGCCTCGTATCATCCCATCGCCACGACTGTTCGACTGCCAGGCCCGTTGAACCTTGTACGATTCCTGAGCTGGATGAAGACCCTCCCCCCTGAACTTGAACGGGCGAAAGGCTTCTTCCGCTTTGCCAAGGGGCCTGAGCTCCAAGAGTTTCAATATGCTCCGCCAGGCAACGCTACCATTGCGCCGATCACCCTACTCGACGAACCGAACCATGCGATTGTGTTGATTGGACGAGGGTACGATCAGGAACGCTGCCAAGCAGAACTCTTGCGCTGTCTGGAAAACCAGAAGAACACAGGAGATTAGACGGCAGGTTTTTCCCGTGAAGAACGAAGAGGGGAGTAGAGAAGAAGCAGCCAGGCGACACCGGCCCCGAGCGATCCCCCGATTACCCAGCCTCCCAGCACATCCGTCACGTAGTGGGCGCCGATATACACACGCGACAGACCGATCAGCCCGACCAACGGCCAACTGACCCAGCCTGAACGAGGATAGAGGACCTGCAAGAACGCCGCGGCGACCGCGGTATTGATCGCGTGGTTCGAGGGGAAGCTGAACACTTTTCCGCAAGCGGCTTCCACATGCTGAATGTCCAGCAGCGACATACAGGGGCGAGGCCGCGCCACCAGATGCTTCAGGCGGGCACCGAGAAAATCGGCGATCCCAATCGTCGCAGCCAGGACCGGCGCACCCAGGACCACCTCGCGCCAGGACAGCCACAACCAATAACAGACCAACAGGATGCAGGGAGCCCACAACAGACTTGAGTTGGAAAGAGAGAGTGCGACTTGGTCGACCCAGGCAGACTGACCGGCGAGGCCATTGATGGCGCGGAAGAAAGATTCGTCCCAGCTCATAGGGTACCGGCGGCCAGAGGCATGAGGCGAGAGGCGAGAGGGATTGCCTGCTTCACTTGATTTCCTTTCGCCACATGCCTCATGCCCCTAGCCTTCCAGCACTTATCTCGTTCGAAAGTGAATACGCACGGTCAGTTCCCCATCAACCGGCTCATCACCTTTCATCTGGGGATCGAAAGTCCACTTCTTCAGCGCAGCCATCCCGGCGATGGTCAGTTCCCGATGTTTGGCCGGCTCCAACACTACGACTGTCACCGTCGCATCTTTGGAGACCAACATGCGGGCCTTCATCCAATCGTCGAGTTCTTTTCCGTCCAAGGCCGGCGGAATAGCCGGCCATGGGGTGGCTTTCGGAACCGGTCCAAGCTGCTGGTCCTTGTTGAGCGGAAGACCATGCACATGGACCTCAGGCAGCTCCAGCACATCTTCATGATGGTCGTCCGCATGCGTCGCCTCGTCACCGGCCACCGCAAACGCAGCGACAGGCCAGGCCAAAATTACCGCGAAGGATATCGCAAGAAATAGTTTCATCATGTGCGCATCCTACCCTATTGAATGCCGGATGCTCAAACGGGCCAGGCAACAAGGCCGCAGGCGACGCACGAATCCTCAACGTACCCTTTGGGGTACGTTGAGGATTCGTGCGAGACGAGAACGCAGTTGATGGCCCGTTTCAGCATCCGGCTAGAAGAACCACTGGCCGCGGAAAAAGAACGACCTCGGCATCCCAGCATGCGAGACACCCAGTCCGATATTCCCCTCCCCCTGATTGATGAAATACTTCTGATCCAACAAATTCACCACATCGAACCCGACGAGAAACTTCTGCCCATCCCAGGGAAGCGGAATCACGTGCGTCAGGGACATGTTATAGGTCGTGTACGAGGGGCTATGGGTCGAATTGGTCTTGCCGCCTTCTTCCGATGTCCGCAACCCCGACGAAAACAACATCTGGCCCGTAAGAGTCGTCCGCTCCAAGAAGCGATAGGCGACCACGGCCGAACTCGTCAGGGTCTGTTGGTGATCGCAATTTATCCCGCCCTTTGAATTGATGTCGTGAATCTCGGCCGCTTCGAGCAGGAAATGTCCTGATTGCAGTCCATACCCTTTACATTGCCCCCAAGCCACATTGCCTCGGGCCGTCACATTGTCCATGAGTTGAAGCTTCAAGGCTCCATCGATGCCTCTGGTCCAGCCCCGTTCGAAGGCGAAGTAATTCAACAAGGGCGTAGTGCCGAACTGGCCCGCATCCGCCAGAAAATTGGCAAGCTTGTAGTACCCGGTCAATTCCAGCGTCGCCCAACGAGAGAGACCGTGGTAGCTGCCGACCTCGAAGTAAT
Coding sequences within it:
- a CDS encoding energy transducer TonB, which produces MMKLFLAISFAVILAWPVAAFAVAGDEATHADDHHEDVLELPEVHVHGLPLNKDQQLGPVPKATPWPAIPPALDGKELDDWMKARMLVSKDATVTVVVLEPAKHRELTIAGMAALKKWTFDPQMKGDEPVDGELTVRIHFRTR
- a CDS encoding phosphatase PAP2 family protein; protein product: MSWDESFFRAINGLAGQSAWVDQVALSLSNSSLLWAPCILLVCYWLWLSWREVVLGAPVLAATIGIADFLGARLKHLVARPRPCMSLLDIQHVEAACGKVFSFPSNHAINTAVAAAFLQVLYPRSGWVSWPLVGLIGLSRVYIGAHYVTDVLGGWVIGGSLGAGVAWLLLLYSPLRSSREKPAV
- the metG gene encoding methionine--tRNA ligase — its product is AEKKRTPKEHADIMVDNFRNLWKRLNISNDAFIRTTDDAHIKSVQGLLQMLWDRGEIEKREYSGWYCTPDERFWTEKDIVEGNCPDCGRPVDRIHEENYFFLMSKYQERLIKYIEETPSYILPDTRRNEVLGFLRNNTLGDLCISRPKNRLSWGIPLPFDENFVTYVWFDALVNYVSGLEYLPPAPSQSRYWPASVHLVGKDILTTHAVYWSTMLMALNLPLPETIFAHGWWTVDGEKMSKSRGNVVDPNKMIDEFGADAFRYFLFKEVPFGQDGDFSQSAMVTNINSDLANGIGNLLSRTLTMIERFAHGTIPAIGTPALPELEARIAATATGLPERIDQGYRTLAFRENLQAIWELIGLCDEYIDKAAPWKLAKNPEDQPRINTVLNTTSKALRLLSVLMYPYMPHTAGQLAQQLGLSFDFSKPILPTAYEWDTPLAEVNIYKGPGLFPRIESKPQGAKTVSDTAIPPQPTVAAPASATAAAQVAPLAAAASAPAAPAQITIDDFMKIQLKTAKVISAERVPKSEKLLKLQVSVGSEQRQIVAGIGKKYEPEALIGKMIIIVANLKPAKLMGIESQGMVLAAGDSEVRGLATILEEVDPGTKVK
- a CDS encoding cation diffusion facilitator family transporter, yielding MSSLVSFEHLRSRLYLSLGLNALVITAEFIGGFLLDSVGLMSDAGHNLVDQGSLFLALYAHILTRQPASETRTFGYHRAGVIAAFLNSFILLLTAIGITLVGLKRLLHPVPVDGGWIMSIAAMSFVANLSIALLLQHGAKDDLNIRSAFWHMLGDAWVSLGVVLSGGAIMLTGWTVLDPLISLLVVGAILHGAWPLFKESLDVLLESTPPTISASHVATTIESLPGVKNVHDLHIWAVEPRLIMLTCHVLTDGDDSTLTNALLRSIHDRITSDFGIKHMTIQLETHCCDPDDVHCDLTKLAAQHPELEALTHQH
- a CDS encoding class I SAM-dependent methyltransferase is translated as MNKNVILLVGLYVLLAGPALAQDQHRRPDDIKQYLEHLDSTERDRDQKPAQVIEALRLKPGMAVADLGSGSGYFTRRFIEAVTETGMVYAVDVEPEMLAYAKENVIHMHTAYTAEFILAQPDNPKLPFESVDLLFVCNTIHHLEDRSKYFHNLASSLKPGARISIIDFYPDDRSGELGFPKHHLVSRETIVKELTDAGYRLDREHNFLPRQYFLEFTAAQSTK
- a CDS encoding GTP-binding protein gives rise to the protein MNMSIPFYILCGSLGAGKTTLLMRLLEHWKSQGKRAGVLMNEAGEVSIDGPRAGTIAEQVMNLAGGCVCCDTKEDLSWGIAQLVREYESDVIILECSGMADPAEVIDGVTDLYTARLAHLERVIALLHPIPTDRESMGAFVTSQAIRCADELILNKKDLYVAGHWENFKAAIVNQNPYARVWETSHARVDPSALLEPITRISPAPTVNVEFGVPRSSATNKRASYHPIATTVRLPGPLNLVRFLSWMKTLPPELERAKGFFRFAKGPELQEFQYAPPGNATIAPITLLDEPNHAIVLIGRGYDQERCQAELLRCLENQKNTGD